The Achromobacter deleyi genome has a window encoding:
- a CDS encoding ABC transporter permease: protein MQTPTDAAAQAAADLPGGGNPQVTAWRQVRQGLKSWPVMLALVVLATIVAIALFAPLLGTVDPTLLNPGSRLKQPFTDYLLGTDAFGRDVWSRVAYGARISLIAGLGAAVVSVAIGLVIGVIAGWFRSLDGPIMRTMDAIMAIPGILLAIALVSVTGASITTVLVAITIPEIPRVVRLVRGQILTVRGEPYVEAALALGTPLPLLLWRHMVPSTIAPLTVQGTYVFASAMLTEAILSFLGAGIPPEIASWGNIMSEGRMYFRMLPGLILFPGLFLSLTVLSVNILGDALRDALDPKMVRRI, encoded by the coding sequence ATGCAAACGCCAACCGATGCCGCCGCGCAAGCGGCCGCCGACCTCCCCGGAGGCGGCAACCCCCAAGTCACCGCCTGGCGGCAAGTCCGCCAGGGGCTCAAGAGCTGGCCCGTCATGCTCGCGCTCGTGGTGCTGGCGACGATCGTCGCCATCGCCCTGTTCGCGCCCTTGCTGGGCACGGTCGACCCCACCCTCCTCAACCCGGGCTCGCGCCTGAAGCAACCGTTCACCGACTACCTGCTGGGCACCGACGCCTTCGGGCGCGACGTCTGGTCCCGCGTCGCCTACGGCGCCCGCATCTCGCTCATCGCCGGCCTGGGCGCCGCGGTCGTCAGCGTGGCCATCGGGCTGGTCATCGGCGTGATCGCCGGATGGTTCCGCTCGCTGGACGGCCCGATCATGCGCACCATGGACGCCATCATGGCCATCCCCGGCATCCTGCTGGCGATCGCCCTGGTGTCCGTCACCGGCGCCAGCATCACGACCGTGCTCGTGGCCATCACCATCCCGGAAATCCCGCGGGTGGTGCGCCTGGTGCGCGGCCAGATCCTGACCGTGCGGGGCGAGCCCTACGTCGAGGCCGCGCTGGCGCTGGGCACGCCGCTGCCGCTGCTGCTGTGGCGCCACATGGTTCCCAGCACCATCGCGCCGCTTACCGTCCAGGGCACCTATGTCTTCGCGTCCGCCATGCTGACCGAGGCCATCCTGAGCTTCCTGGGCGCGGGCATCCCGCCCGAGATCGCATCCTGGGGCAACATCATGTCCGAAGGCCGCATGTACTTCCGCATGCTGCCCGGACTGATTCTGTTTCCCGGGCTGTTCCTGTCGCTGACCGTGCTCAGCGTGAACATCCTGGGCGACGCCTTGCGCGACGCGCTGGACCCGAAAATGGTGCGCAGGATCTGA
- a CDS encoding ABC transporter permease codes for MLAFVSRRLLATIPVLVMVAVVVFAILRFSPGDPAIIMAGDGATPERIVQIRQTMGLDQPVIKQFFIWGTKLLQGDLGTSLMSGVPVTKLIAQRLEPSLSLAVLTLAFTLIVAIPLGILAAWRQGKLLDRAVMGFSVLGFSVPVFVTGYLLIWLFAIKLGWFNVQGYTPLEKGFWPFLHRLILPSLALSTVYVALIARITRTSVIEVMGEDFIRTARSKGLGETGVLLGHALRNAAVPIATVVGLGIALLISGVVVTESVFNIPGLGRLVVEAVLARDYPVIQGLTLFFAFVYVFINLVVDCAYTVFDPRIRY; via the coding sequence ATGCTGGCATTTGTCTCACGCCGGCTCCTCGCGACCATCCCCGTTCTGGTGATGGTCGCGGTGGTGGTCTTCGCGATATTGCGTTTCAGCCCGGGAGATCCGGCCATCATCATGGCTGGCGACGGCGCCACGCCTGAACGTATCGTCCAGATTCGTCAGACGATGGGCCTGGACCAACCGGTCATCAAGCAGTTCTTCATCTGGGGCACAAAGCTCCTGCAGGGCGATCTGGGCACGTCCCTGATGTCCGGCGTGCCGGTCACCAAACTGATCGCGCAGCGCCTCGAGCCGTCCCTGAGCCTGGCCGTGCTGACCCTCGCTTTCACCCTGATCGTCGCCATCCCGCTGGGCATCCTGGCCGCGTGGCGGCAGGGCAAGCTGCTGGACCGCGCGGTCATGGGCTTTTCGGTGCTGGGATTCTCGGTGCCGGTGTTCGTCACGGGCTACCTGCTGATCTGGCTGTTCGCCATCAAGCTGGGCTGGTTCAACGTGCAGGGCTACACCCCGCTGGAAAAGGGCTTCTGGCCGTTCCTGCACCGGCTCATCCTGCCTTCCCTCGCCTTGTCCACGGTCTACGTGGCGCTGATCGCGCGCATCACGCGCACCAGCGTCATCGAGGTCATGGGCGAGGACTTCATCCGGACCGCCCGCTCCAAGGGGCTGGGCGAAACCGGCGTGCTGCTGGGCCACGCCCTGCGCAACGCCGCCGTGCCCATCGCCACGGTCGTGGGGCTGGGCATCGCGCTCCTGATCAGCGGCGTGGTCGTGACCGAATCGGTGTTCAACATCCCCGGCCTGGGCCGGCTGGTGGTGGAAGCCGTGCTGGCGCGCGACTACCCGGTCATCCAGGGCCTGACGCTCTTCTTCGCGTTCGTCTACGTGTTCATCAATCTTGTTGTCGATTGCGCCTACACGGTGTTCGACCCGCGGATCAGGTACTGA
- a CDS encoding ABC transporter substrate-binding protein — MLKFVRAAALAGATLAMAHGAYAETVIKTVMHSPLRLTDPHATTAYITTWHGYMIYDTLLATDADNKVQPQMLEKWEVSPDGKTYTMTLRAGQKWHDGKPVTSEDCVASIKRWAAGDGMGRTLLKFTDKIEVIDDKSFRIVMKEPTDLALRALSKPTGTAPFMMPKRIAEQAIGQPITDMTGSGPFKVIEFKPGVKTVYAKNADYVPRKEPVSGLAGGKVVHVDKVEWDVMPDALTTANALLGGEIDFVEQFPYDLLPMIEGNKDLKEESLSPVGYFTMYRFNFKYPPFNNKKIRQAAMYAIGQEDVMKALVGNPKYWKTCASLWGCGTPLESDIGKDMVVPSNIEKAKALLKEAGYDNTPILVMHATDVGTLSAQPVVMAQALRKAGFNVNLAAMDWQSVATRRASKSAPAEGGWNIHNTNWYATDVMDPVRSAPAAANGDNAWFGWPDFPQIEELRTKMALTADPAEQKKISEEVQRIGIDEGLYVPLGQMSVPTVYSTKLSGLVHAPVFAFWNVKKAP; from the coding sequence ATGCTCAAGTTTGTCCGAGCGGCCGCGTTGGCCGGCGCAACCCTCGCGATGGCTCACGGCGCCTACGCCGAGACCGTCATCAAGACGGTCATGCACTCGCCTTTGCGCCTGACCGATCCGCACGCCACCACCGCGTACATCACGACGTGGCACGGCTACATGATCTACGACACCTTGCTGGCCACCGACGCCGACAACAAGGTGCAGCCGCAGATGCTTGAGAAGTGGGAAGTCTCGCCCGACGGCAAGACCTACACCATGACGCTGCGCGCCGGCCAGAAGTGGCATGACGGCAAGCCGGTGACCTCCGAAGACTGCGTCGCGTCGATCAAGCGCTGGGCCGCCGGCGACGGCATGGGCCGCACGCTGCTCAAGTTCACGGACAAGATCGAAGTCATCGACGACAAGAGCTTTCGCATCGTCATGAAGGAACCCACGGACCTCGCGCTGCGCGCCTTGTCCAAGCCCACCGGCACCGCCCCCTTCATGATGCCCAAGCGCATCGCGGAGCAGGCTATCGGCCAGCCCATCACCGACATGACCGGATCGGGTCCGTTCAAGGTCATCGAGTTCAAGCCGGGCGTCAAGACCGTCTACGCCAAGAACGCCGACTACGTGCCGCGCAAGGAGCCCGTCAGCGGCCTGGCCGGCGGCAAGGTCGTGCACGTCGACAAGGTCGAATGGGACGTCATGCCCGACGCCCTGACCACGGCCAACGCGCTGCTCGGCGGCGAGATCGATTTCGTCGAGCAGTTCCCGTATGACCTGCTGCCGATGATCGAAGGCAACAAGGATCTGAAGGAAGAGTCGCTCAGCCCGGTCGGCTACTTCACGATGTACCGCTTCAACTTCAAGTACCCGCCCTTCAACAACAAGAAGATCCGCCAGGCCGCCATGTACGCGATCGGCCAGGAAGACGTGATGAAGGCGCTGGTCGGCAATCCGAAGTACTGGAAGACCTGCGCCTCGCTGTGGGGCTGCGGCACGCCGCTGGAAAGCGATATCGGCAAGGACATGGTTGTCCCGTCCAACATCGAGAAGGCCAAGGCCCTCCTGAAGGAAGCCGGCTACGACAACACGCCTATCCTGGTCATGCACGCCACCGACGTGGGCACCCTGTCCGCCCAGCCTGTCGTGATGGCCCAGGCGCTGCGCAAGGCCGGCTTCAACGTCAACCTGGCGGCGATGGACTGGCAAAGCGTGGCCACGCGCCGCGCATCGAAGTCGGCGCCCGCCGAAGGCGGCTGGAACATCCACAACACCAACTGGTACGCCACCGACGTGATGGACCCGGTGCGCTCGGCTCCGGCCGCGGCCAACGGCGACAACGCCTGGTTCGGCTGGCCCGACTTCCCGCAGATCGAGGAACTGCGCACGAAGATGGCGCTTACCGCCGATCCCGCCGAGCAGAAGAAGATCTCCGAGGAAGTGCAGCGCATCGGCATCGACGAAGGCCTGTACGTGCCGCTAGGCCAGATGTCCGTGCCCACCGTCTACTCGACCAAGCTCTCCGGCCTGGTGCATGCACCGGTCTTCGCGTTCTGGAACGTCAAAAAAGCCCCTTGA
- a CDS encoding M81 family metallopeptidase — MRIGIGGFQHETNTFAPSRAAWEDFAEKGGGWPKLVSGPAMFQAVAGANIPVAGFIEAMGQHTLLPTTWAAASPSGPVTRDAFERISAMILQGLSLAMPLDGVYLDLHGAMVTEHLDDGEGELLKRVRDLVGPGVPVVASLDLHANVTRAMVRHADALVCYRTYPHIDMAETGQRAAGLLSMRLAGVPRPCAALRALPYLISLCWQSTDIEPSRSLYQLVGDIEKRGATSLSFATGFPAADFPECAPTVWAYGATQAEADAAADEMTRAVLNAERDFGGKLYTPDEAVQEAMRLARDASRPVVIADAQDNPGAGGSSDTTGVLRALIRHDARDTAIGLIVDPEAALAAHRAGTGNKVRIALGGHSGIPDDEPLDTEFIVEKTSEGRFDTHGAFYRGFHMDLGPSACLRIGGVRIIVASNKVQMADQEMFRFAGVEPTRAAILVVKSSAHFRADFAPIAQTILVCAAPGSMLMDAAKQPWTRLRPGIRMAPCGPVFDGRPATA; from the coding sequence ATGCGCATCGGGATAGGCGGTTTTCAGCATGAAACCAACACGTTCGCGCCGTCGCGCGCGGCGTGGGAAGACTTTGCGGAAAAGGGGGGAGGCTGGCCCAAGCTGGTCAGCGGGCCCGCGATGTTCCAGGCAGTCGCGGGCGCCAACATACCGGTGGCGGGCTTCATTGAAGCCATGGGGCAGCACACGCTCCTGCCCACCACCTGGGCCGCGGCCAGCCCCTCCGGCCCCGTCACCCGGGACGCGTTCGAGCGCATCAGCGCGATGATCCTGCAGGGCCTGTCCCTGGCCATGCCCCTGGACGGCGTTTACCTGGACCTGCACGGCGCCATGGTGACCGAACACCTGGACGACGGCGAAGGCGAGCTGCTCAAGCGCGTGCGCGACCTGGTGGGCCCCGGCGTCCCCGTCGTCGCCAGCCTGGACCTGCACGCGAACGTGACCCGCGCCATGGTGCGCCACGCCGACGCGCTGGTCTGCTACAGGACCTACCCCCACATAGACATGGCCGAGACCGGCCAGCGCGCGGCCGGCCTGCTGTCGATGCGGCTGGCGGGCGTGCCGCGCCCCTGCGCGGCCTTGCGCGCCCTGCCCTATCTGATTTCGCTGTGCTGGCAATCCACCGATATCGAACCCTCGCGCAGCCTGTACCAGCTGGTGGGAGATATCGAAAAGCGCGGCGCCACCAGCCTGTCGTTTGCCACCGGCTTTCCTGCCGCGGACTTTCCCGAATGCGCACCCACGGTGTGGGCCTACGGCGCGACGCAGGCCGAGGCCGACGCGGCAGCGGACGAAATGACGCGCGCCGTGCTGAACGCGGAACGCGACTTCGGCGGCAAGCTCTACACGCCGGACGAGGCCGTGCAGGAAGCCATGCGGCTGGCGCGCGATGCGTCCAGACCCGTGGTCATCGCGGACGCGCAAGACAACCCCGGCGCGGGCGGCAGCTCGGACACCACCGGCGTGCTGCGCGCGCTGATCCGGCACGACGCCCGCGACACGGCGATCGGCCTGATCGTCGACCCCGAGGCCGCGCTGGCGGCGCACCGCGCCGGCACGGGAAACAAGGTCCGGATTGCACTGGGTGGACACTCGGGTATTCCCGACGACGAACCCCTGGACACTGAATTCATTGTCGAGAAAACTTCGGAGGGACGCTTCGATACGCACGGCGCTTTCTATCGCGGCTTTCACATGGACCTGGGGCCCAGCGCCTGCCTGCGCATCGGCGGCGTACGCATTATCGTGGCCTCCAACAAGGTGCAGATGGCGGACCAGGAGATGTTCCGCTTCGCGGGTGTGGAGCCCACCCGCGCCGCCATTCTGGTGGTGAAGAGCTCCGCGCACTTTCGCGCGGATTTCGCTCCCATCGCGCAGACGATCCTGGTTTGCGCCGCCCCTGGCTCCATGCTTATGGATGCGGCAAAACAACCATGGACACGGTTGCGTCCGGGCATCAGAATGGCGCCTTGCGGACCGGTATTTGACGGCCGGCCCGCTACCGCCTGA
- a CDS encoding CoA-acylating methylmalonate-semialdehyde dehydrogenase: protein MKKIPHFINGQPYDGGSSRYADGFNPATGEICSSIPLASNEDVALAVAAAKQAFPAWSETPALKRARILFNFKALLDKHQDELAELITREHGKVFSDAKGEVMRGIEIVEFACGIPQLLKGQYSDQIGGGIDNWSMRQALGVVAGITPFNFPMMVPCWMFPVAIACGNTFILKPSERDPSAALRLAELLTEAGLPPGVFNVVHGDKLAVDALISHPDVEALSFVGSTPIAEYIYSEGTRRGKRVQALGGAKNHLVVMPDADLDQVTDALMGAAYGSAGERCMAISVAVAVGDVADQLVERLTPRVKTLVVKDGMQSDAEMGPLVTAQHRNKVLGYIEDGIASGADLVVDGRGLKVPGNEKGFFLGGTLFDNVKPAMNIYREEIFGPVLCIVRVPDFASAVDLINAHEFGNGVACFTSDGGVARAFARQIKVGMVGINVPIPVPMAWHSFGGWKRSLFGDHHAYGEEGIRFYSRYKSVMQRWPDSIAKGAEFTMPVAK, encoded by the coding sequence ATGAAGAAGATCCCTCATTTCATCAACGGCCAACCCTACGACGGCGGCAGCAGCCGCTACGCGGATGGCTTCAATCCCGCCACCGGCGAGATCTGCTCGTCGATCCCGCTGGCCTCCAATGAAGACGTGGCGCTGGCCGTGGCCGCCGCCAAGCAGGCCTTCCCGGCCTGGTCCGAAACCCCGGCGCTCAAGCGCGCCCGCATCCTGTTCAACTTCAAGGCGCTGCTGGACAAGCACCAGGATGAACTGGCCGAACTGATCACCCGCGAACACGGCAAGGTCTTCTCCGACGCCAAGGGCGAAGTGATGCGGGGGATCGAAATCGTCGAATTCGCCTGCGGCATTCCCCAACTGCTCAAGGGCCAGTACTCCGACCAGATCGGCGGCGGCATCGACAACTGGAGCATGCGCCAGGCCCTGGGCGTGGTGGCCGGCATCACGCCGTTCAACTTCCCGATGATGGTGCCGTGCTGGATGTTCCCGGTGGCCATTGCCTGCGGCAACACGTTCATCCTCAAGCCGTCCGAACGCGATCCGTCCGCCGCGCTGCGCCTGGCCGAACTGCTGACCGAAGCAGGCCTGCCTCCGGGCGTCTTCAACGTGGTGCATGGCGACAAGCTCGCCGTGGACGCGCTGATCTCGCACCCCGACGTTGAAGCCCTGTCCTTCGTCGGATCCACGCCGATCGCGGAATACATCTATTCGGAAGGCACCCGGCGCGGCAAGCGCGTGCAAGCGCTGGGCGGCGCCAAGAACCATCTGGTGGTCATGCCCGACGCGGACCTGGACCAGGTCACCGATGCACTGATGGGCGCGGCCTATGGCTCAGCCGGCGAACGCTGCATGGCCATCTCCGTGGCCGTGGCGGTGGGCGACGTGGCCGACCAGCTCGTCGAACGGCTCACGCCGCGCGTGAAGACCCTGGTGGTCAAGGACGGCATGCAGTCGGACGCCGAGATGGGTCCGCTGGTCACCGCGCAGCACCGCAACAAGGTGCTGGGCTACATCGAGGACGGCATCGCCTCCGGCGCCGACCTGGTGGTGGACGGCCGCGGCCTGAAGGTACCCGGCAACGAGAAGGGCTTCTTCCTGGGCGGCACGCTGTTCGACAACGTCAAGCCCGCCATGAACATCTACCGCGAAGAGATCTTCGGACCGGTGCTGTGCATCGTGCGCGTGCCCGATTTCGCCAGCGCCGTGGACCTGATCAATGCCCATGAATTCGGCAACGGCGTCGCCTGCTTCACCTCCGACGGCGGCGTGGCGCGCGCGTTTGCCCGCCAGATCAAGGTGGGCATGGTCGGCATCAACGTGCCGATCCCGGTGCCCATGGCCTGGCATTCCTTCGGCGGCTGGAAGCGTTCGCTGTTTGGCGACCACCATGCCTACGGCGAAGAAGGCATCCGCTTCTACTCGCGCTACAAGAGCGTCATGCAGCGCTGGCCGGACAGCATCGCCAAGGGCGCCGAATTCACCATGCCTGTGGCTAAGTGA
- a CDS encoding aspartate aminotransferase family protein: MNAPAQLPDLSHLWMPFTANKQFKAHPRMLATAKGMHYTSTDGRQILDGTAGLWCVNAGHGRQEIVEAISRQAGIMDYAPGFQLGHPLAFEAATAVASLMPQGLDRVFFTNSGSESVDTSLKIALAYHRARGEGQRTRLIGRERGYHGVGFGGISVGGISTNRKTFSGALLPAVDHLPHTHNLEQNAYSKGQPAWGAHLAEELERIVALHDASTIAAVIVEPMAGSTGVLIPPKGYLEKLREITSKHGILLIFDEVITAYGRLGAATASEFFGVTPDIIAMAKGVSNAAVPAGAVAVKREVHDAIVNGPAGGIEFFHGYTYSAHPLAAAAILATLDIYRREDLFGRARKLSGAFQEAAHSLKGAPHVIDVRNLGMVSGIELAPRAGAPGARAAEAFQKCFDSGLMVRYTGDIIAVSPPLIIDEAQIGQIFEQIGKVLKEIA; encoded by the coding sequence ATGAACGCCCCCGCCCAATTGCCCGACCTGTCCCATCTCTGGATGCCCTTCACTGCCAACAAGCAGTTCAAGGCTCACCCGCGCATGCTGGCAACGGCCAAAGGCATGCACTACACCTCCACCGACGGCCGCCAGATCCTGGACGGCACCGCCGGCCTGTGGTGCGTCAACGCCGGGCACGGCCGCCAGGAAATCGTCGAGGCGATCTCCCGCCAGGCCGGCATCATGGACTACGCGCCCGGCTTCCAGCTGGGCCACCCCCTGGCTTTCGAGGCCGCCACCGCGGTCGCCAGCCTGATGCCGCAGGGCCTGGACCGCGTGTTCTTCACGAATTCGGGCTCCGAGTCCGTCGATACGTCCCTGAAAATCGCCCTGGCCTATCACCGCGCGCGCGGCGAAGGGCAGCGCACCCGCCTGATCGGCCGCGAGCGTGGCTACCACGGCGTGGGCTTTGGCGGCATCTCGGTCGGCGGCATCTCGACCAACCGCAAGACGTTCTCCGGCGCGCTGCTGCCCGCCGTGGACCACCTGCCCCACACGCACAACCTGGAGCAGAACGCCTACTCCAAGGGCCAGCCGGCCTGGGGCGCCCACCTGGCCGAAGAACTGGAGCGCATCGTCGCGCTGCACGATGCATCCACCATCGCCGCCGTGATCGTCGAACCGATGGCCGGCTCCACCGGCGTGCTGATCCCGCCCAAGGGCTACCTGGAAAAGCTGCGCGAGATCACCTCCAAGCACGGCATCCTGCTGATTTTTGACGAAGTCATCACCGCCTACGGCCGCCTGGGCGCCGCCACGGCCTCCGAGTTCTTCGGCGTGACCCCGGACATCATTGCCATGGCCAAGGGCGTCAGCAACGCCGCCGTCCCGGCTGGCGCGGTCGCGGTCAAACGCGAGGTCCACGACGCCATCGTCAACGGCCCTGCGGGCGGCATCGAGTTCTTCCACGGCTATACCTATTCAGCGCACCCGCTGGCGGCCGCCGCCATCCTGGCCACGCTGGACATCTATCGCCGCGAGGATCTGTTCGGCCGCGCGCGCAAGCTGTCCGGCGCGTTCCAGGAAGCCGCCCACAGCCTGAAGGGCGCGCCGCATGTCATCGACGTACGCAACCTGGGCATGGTGTCCGGCATCGAACTGGCGCCGCGCGCCGGGGCTCCGGGCGCGCGCGCCGCCGAGGCCTTCCAGAAGTGCTTCGACAGCGGCCTGATGGTGCGCTACACGGGCGACATCATTGCCGTCTCGCCCCCGCTGATCATCGACGAGGCCCAGATCGGCCAGATCTTCGAGCAGATCGGCAAGGTCCTGAAAGAAATTGCGTAG
- a CDS encoding PLP-dependent aminotransferase family protein, which yields MIDFQPNRARGPSPTLVEQLVSAILRGIEEQTLRPGMSLPSVREFARQYGVSTFTVASAYSRLVSLGWLAARPGAGYRVASPDAPARRVEPLSWEPPRLNAGWLLSDIFADHSIPIKSGCGWLPGEWLNEEGLHVALRHMGRVPAMRIANYGHPYGYAPLRETIAASLSAQGMEVEVSQVLLTQGVTHGLDMVIRTLLRPGDSVVVEQPAYANLLQMLRLAGMRVISVPRTVDGLDCEALERVAAQHRPRALFINTALQNPSGASIGMANAFRILQAAERHGLWVVEDDISRELAPGVTPMLAALDGGRRVVYLGGYSKVISPSVRVGYVVAHRDLTRDIARTKMAVGLTSPEIMERIVHQVIREGRYRAHIARTRERLAEAHGNVAEQMRQHGFEIYGRPQGGLFLWAKVAGQWRERGANGLAELALKDGIWLAPGSYFEADEADTPWVRFNVAYSAAPALWRFMRNAGAA from the coding sequence GTGATCGACTTCCAGCCCAACCGCGCCCGTGGTCCCTCTCCGACCCTCGTCGAACAGTTGGTGAGCGCCATCCTGCGCGGCATAGAGGAACAGACCCTGCGTCCGGGTATGTCCCTACCCTCGGTGCGCGAGTTCGCGCGCCAGTACGGCGTCAGCACGTTTACCGTGGCCAGCGCCTACAGCCGGCTGGTGTCGCTGGGGTGGCTGGCGGCGCGGCCCGGCGCGGGCTATCGGGTGGCCTCGCCCGACGCGCCCGCGCGGCGGGTCGAGCCGCTGTCCTGGGAGCCGCCCCGGCTGAACGCCGGCTGGCTGCTGTCGGATATCTTCGCGGACCACTCCATTCCCATCAAATCGGGCTGCGGCTGGCTCCCGGGCGAATGGCTGAACGAGGAAGGGCTGCACGTGGCGCTCCGTCACATGGGGCGCGTGCCGGCGATGCGCATCGCGAATTACGGGCATCCCTACGGTTATGCGCCGCTGCGCGAGACCATCGCGGCCAGCCTGAGCGCGCAGGGCATGGAGGTCGAGGTATCGCAGGTGCTGCTGACGCAGGGCGTGACGCACGGGCTGGACATGGTGATCCGCACCCTGCTGCGGCCCGGCGACAGCGTGGTGGTGGAGCAGCCGGCCTATGCCAACCTGCTGCAGATGCTGCGGCTGGCCGGCATGCGCGTCATTTCGGTGCCCAGGACCGTGGACGGGCTGGATTGCGAGGCGCTGGAGCGCGTGGCGGCCCAGCACCGGCCCCGCGCGTTGTTTATCAACACTGCGCTGCAGAATCCCTCGGGCGCCAGCATCGGCATGGCCAATGCGTTCCGCATCCTGCAGGCGGCCGAGCGGCATGGCCTGTGGGTCGTGGAAGACGACATCTCGCGTGAACTGGCGCCCGGCGTGACGCCGATGCTGGCCGCCCTGGACGGGGGCCGCCGGGTCGTGTACCTGGGCGGATACTCGAAGGTCATCAGCCCGTCGGTGCGGGTGGGCTATGTGGTGGCGCACCGCGATCTCACCCGCGACATCGCGCGCACCAAGATGGCGGTGGGCCTTACCTCGCCAGAAATCATGGAGCGCATCGTGCACCAGGTCATACGCGAAGGGCGCTACCGCGCCCATATCGCGCGCACCCGCGAACGGCTGGCCGAGGCCCATGGGAATGTGGCCGAGCAGATGCGGCAGCACGGTTTCGAGATCTACGGACGGCCGCAGGGCGGCCTGTTCCTGTGGGCCAAGGTCGCCGGGCAGTGGCGCGAGCGCGGCGCCAACGGTCTGGCCGAACTGGCGCTCAAGGACGGCATCTGGCTGGCTCCCGGCTCCTACTTCGAGGCGGACGAGGCCGATACCCCCTGGGTGCGCTTCAACGTGGCGTACTCGGCGGCGCCCGCCCTGTGGCGCTTCATGCGCAATGCGGGCGCGGCGTAA